One Hordeum vulgare subsp. vulgare chromosome 4H, MorexV3_pseudomolecules_assembly, whole genome shotgun sequence DNA window includes the following coding sequences:
- the LOC123450043 gene encoding kinase-interacting family protein-like isoform X1 → MEKMMQQHEEEHQVNKMMQVCPPWLHAAIADIEQRVRALAAGVPDDDAAADHSFAQRAENYYRRRPQLLALLTDLHHRYLYLADRYAQSLLSNANAKSSANLNAISASDCSSDVDDRSSDAGSSLSYQPHPGINAADDHIHFADLVVAELVMAWVDRDVLADEADRRRAESARKIDLQGSLLEVLESERLVLLGENARLAFRASAADEEAAAAAAELGYTRRRAADLARLAVKLRDDHRACMLGRKVEALQAQVYGLELRNRECFEAMAAWEAERKAGVGEIDRLRAENRRLAAEAAQAAAASRRKRGGKGGSGSGWWWLARVRLAAECAPSSVTVSKVGEQMKGGKYNGGCFCL, encoded by the exons ATGGAGAAGATGATGCAGCAGCATGAGGAGGAGCATCAAGTGAATAAGATGATGCAAGTGTGCCCGCCCTGGCTCCACGCGGCCATCGCAG acATCGAGCAGCGCGTGCGCGCGCTGGCGGCGGGCGTGCCGGACGACGACGCGGCGGCGGACCACTCCTTCGCGCAGCGCGCCGAGAACTACTACCGCCGCCGCCCGCAGCTGCTCGCGCTCCTCACCGACCTCCACCACCGCTACCTCTACCTCGCCGACCGCTACGCCCAGTCCCTCCTCTCTAACGCTAACGCCAAGTCCTCTGCCAACCTCAACGCCATCTCTGCCTCCGACTGCTCCTCCGACGTCGACGACCGCTCCTCCGACGCCGGCAGCTCCCTCTCCTACCAGCCCCACCCCGGCATCAACGCCGCCGATGACCACATTCATTTCGCCGACCTGGTGGTGGCGGAGCTGGTGATGGCGTGGGTGGACCGGGACGTGCTGGCGGACGAGGCGGACCGCCGGAGGGCCGAGTCGGCGCGCAAGATCGACCTGCAGGGCAGCCTGCTGGAGGTGCTCGAGTCGGAGCGGCTCGTCCTGCTGGGCGAGAACGCGCGACTGGCATTCCGCGCCTCGGCCgccgacgaggaggccgcggcggcggcAGCCGAGCTCGGGTACACGCGCCGCCGCGCGGCAGACCTGGCGCGGCTGGCCGTGAAGCTGCGGGACGACCACCGGGCGTGCATGCTCGGGCGGAAGGTCGAGGCGCTGCAGGCGCAGGTGTACGGGCTGGAGCTCCGAAACCGCGAGTGCTTCGAGGCcatggccgcctgggaggccgagCGCAAGGCCGGCGTCGGCGAGATCGACCGCCTGCGCGCCGAGAACCGCCGCCTCGCCGCGGAGGCAGCCCAGGCTGCGGCTGCGTCGAGGAGGAAGCGCGGCGGCAAGGGCGGCAGCGGGAGCGGGTGGTGGTGGCTGGCCAGGGTGCGGCTGGCCGCGGAGTGCGCGCCGTCGTCGGTGACGGTGAGCAAGGTCGGCGAGCAGATGAAGGGCGGCAAGTACAACGGCGGCTGCTTCTGCCTGTAA
- the LOC123450043 gene encoding kinase-interacting family protein-like isoform X2: MKDIEQRVRALAAGVPDDDAAADHSFAQRAENYYRRRPQLLALLTDLHHRYLYLADRYAQSLLSNANAKSSANLNAISASDCSSDVDDRSSDAGSSLSYQPHPGINAADDHIHFADLVVAELVMAWVDRDVLADEADRRRAESARKIDLQGSLLEVLESERLVLLGENARLAFRASAADEEAAAAAAELGYTRRRAADLARLAVKLRDDHRACMLGRKVEALQAQVYGLELRNRECFEAMAAWEAERKAGVGEIDRLRAENRRLAAEAAQAAAASRRKRGGKGGSGSGWWWLARVRLAAECAPSSVTVSKVGEQMKGGKYNGGCFCL, encoded by the exons ATGAAAG acATCGAGCAGCGCGTGCGCGCGCTGGCGGCGGGCGTGCCGGACGACGACGCGGCGGCGGACCACTCCTTCGCGCAGCGCGCCGAGAACTACTACCGCCGCCGCCCGCAGCTGCTCGCGCTCCTCACCGACCTCCACCACCGCTACCTCTACCTCGCCGACCGCTACGCCCAGTCCCTCCTCTCTAACGCTAACGCCAAGTCCTCTGCCAACCTCAACGCCATCTCTGCCTCCGACTGCTCCTCCGACGTCGACGACCGCTCCTCCGACGCCGGCAGCTCCCTCTCCTACCAGCCCCACCCCGGCATCAACGCCGCCGATGACCACATTCATTTCGCCGACCTGGTGGTGGCGGAGCTGGTGATGGCGTGGGTGGACCGGGACGTGCTGGCGGACGAGGCGGACCGCCGGAGGGCCGAGTCGGCGCGCAAGATCGACCTGCAGGGCAGCCTGCTGGAGGTGCTCGAGTCGGAGCGGCTCGTCCTGCTGGGCGAGAACGCGCGACTGGCATTCCGCGCCTCGGCCgccgacgaggaggccgcggcggcggcAGCCGAGCTCGGGTACACGCGCCGCCGCGCGGCAGACCTGGCGCGGCTGGCCGTGAAGCTGCGGGACGACCACCGGGCGTGCATGCTCGGGCGGAAGGTCGAGGCGCTGCAGGCGCAGGTGTACGGGCTGGAGCTCCGAAACCGCGAGTGCTTCGAGGCcatggccgcctgggaggccgagCGCAAGGCCGGCGTCGGCGAGATCGACCGCCTGCGCGCCGAGAACCGCCGCCTCGCCGCGGAGGCAGCCCAGGCTGCGGCTGCGTCGAGGAGGAAGCGCGGCGGCAAGGGCGGCAGCGGGAGCGGGTGGTGGTGGCTGGCCAGGGTGCGGCTGGCCGCGGAGTGCGCGCCGTCGTCGGTGACGGTGAGCAAGGTCGGCGAGCAGATGAAGGGCGGCAAGTACAACGGCGGCTGCTTCTGCCTGTAA
- the LOC123450927 gene encoding protein MAIN-LIKE 1-like, translating to MSAIWAGINGQIERASLPAREDRRGRRTAINLSQWINENCPNLYKWAQSHDTGARYGIMTSNMSEVYNGVLKGVRALPITALIDETWNRTVSYFADRVTVAKALVDLNKTWSEKMQRHLDDKAKKSQRHGCRQVMAEMLQLLNGYHDNHHRCQLFINPNHENPPRTFRLRTVKTPWSIENRFLEHLEAYGLLHFANIAARRGSFTADPSLLTSLVDRWRPETHTFHFRCGELAPTLKDVSMITALPIRGVPVVHPRVSPNWPADVSARLRLEMPISDRSGPPRGVPHSWLRINFEILSTHADPETTKRHLFAYLLWLFGVMFPNSHGDVVLPGLIYFAAKIVDEPLPQNPPYSFGSALLSHTYRGLCDATQKTAFTSKAPLLCVSYEFLQLWSWEYLPVGRPQIVEPATPYNYGEGVVTMSTRWMLGRKKWSTKIAKNCYPIYHDQFELLNDSLITWNPWTEAHIDMVFGSQHMPVECVRDSAFWMTRCNLLYLWFVEPYNPDRVMRQFGLYQDIPPPVPRCIDEETHKMSNMGRSGVDWNAENIEWINQWNNEALQNIVPQQRTYDATTTEAYYNWYRMSTRTRLTSEPPTMPTHPTHMEQLQRRMDTSSAYYRDSAIDICTQVQAMASEGMRAEGIDPKRRSWFKKISEFVSTRITRCGTENDVVSAAYNIPEPRSARPSGAPSSSMRWAEGRNTMLTLPRHDSSLPIHGQTSQVNAPDVGSTPEQTHFVEISAISAHTRD from the exons ATGAGTGCTATCTGGGCAGGTATCAATGGTCAGATCGAGCGCGCATCCCTCCCGGCGAGAGAAGACCGGAGGGGTCGTCGAACAGCAATAAATTTGAGCCAGTGGATTAATGAGAATTGTCCCAATTTGTACAAGTGGGCGCAGTCTCATGACACTGGCGCTAGATACGGTATAATGACAAGCAACATGTCCGAGGTGTACAATGGTGTTCTTAAAGGGGTGAGGGCACTACCTATCACAGCACTAATTGATGAAACTTGGAACCGGACTGTGTCATACTTTGCAGATAGAGTCACCGTTGCCAAGGCGCTAGTTGATTTGAACAAGACCTGGTCTGAGAAGATGCAAAGACATCTTGATGACAAAGCAAAGAAGTCGCAAAGACATGGGTGCAGGCAG GTTATGGCTGAAATGCTCCAGCTTTTGAATGGTTATCACGACAACCACCACCGTTGCCAGCTTTTCATAAATCCAAATCATGAAAATCCTCCTCGGACCTTCCGGCTTCGAACTGTAAAGACGCCCTGGTCAATAGAGAATCGGTTCCTTGAACACCTTGAGGCTTATGGACTCCTACATTTTGCGAACATCGCAGCTCGTCGAGGTAGTTTTACTGCCGACCCATCCCTTTTGACATCCCTCGTTGATAGATGGAGACCGGAGACCCACACATTTCACTTTCGATGTGGAGAGCTTGCACCTACTCTAAAAGATGTGTCAATGATCACAGCTTTACCAATTAGAGGTGTGCCAGTGGTACATCCACGAGTTTCTCCTAATTGGCCAGCAGATGTCTCTGCCCGTTTGAGGCTCGAAATGCCCATATCAGATCGTTCTGGTCCGCCTCGAGGTGTCCCACACAGCTGGCTTCGTATTAACTTCGAAATTTTATCTACCCATGCTGATCCTGAGACAACGAAGAGACACTTGTTTGCATATTTGTTGTGGCTCTTCGGTGTGATGTTTCCTAATTCTCACGGGGATGTAGTTTTGCCTGGTCTCATCTATTTTGCCGCAAAGATAGTAGACGAACCTTTACCCCAAAATCCACCATATAGCTTTGGTTCTGCTTTGCTTTCTCACACATACCGAGGGTTGTGTGATGCCACTCAAAAAACGGCATTCACATCTAAAGCTCCATTACTTTGTGTCTCCTACGAGTTTCTACAGTTGTGGTCCTGGGAATACTTACCTGTAGGACGACCGCAGATAGTAGAACCCGCAACCCCGTACAACTATGGTGAGGGTGTTGTAACTATGTCCACTCGGTGGATGCTGGGTCGAAAAAAATGGTCTACTAAAATTGCAAAAAATTGTTACCCCATATACCATGATCAGTTTGAGCTTCTTAACGACTCACTAATAACATGGAACCCGTGGACTGAGGCGCACATTGATATGGTATTTGGTTCGCAACACATGCCAGTGGAATGCGTGAGAGATAGTGCATTTTGGATGACTCGCTGCAATTTACTCTATCTATGGTTTGTGGAACCGTATAATCCTGACCGTGTCATGAGACAGTTCGGTctatatcaagatattccaccaccggttccaagatgtatcgacgaagaaactcataa GATGAGCAATATGGGCAGATCTGGTGTGGACTGGAATGCAGAAAACATTGAATGGATAAATCAGTGGAATAATGAAGCTCTACAAAATATAGTGCCTCAGCAACG AACGTACGATGCAACTACGACAGAAGCGTACTATAATTGGTATCGCATGAGCACGCGTACTAGACTGACGAGTGAACCACCTACGATGCCAACACATCCAACGCATATGGAACAGTTGCAGAGACGGATGGACACATCATCAGCTTACTATCGTGACTCCGCG ATTGATATTTGCACCCAAGTACAAGCGATGGCGAGTGAAGGAATGCGAGCCGAGGGAATTGATCCTAAACGCAGGTCGTGGTTTAAAAAAATTAGCGAATTCGTGAGCACAAGGATTACGAGATGCGGTACAGAGAACGACGTTGTCAGTGCAGCGTACAACATTCCGGAACCGAGGTCAGCTAGACCGAGTGGGGCGCCGTCGTCGTCCATGCGGTGGGCAGAGGGTCGTAATACTATGCTGACACTTCCACGACATGACTCGTCTCTACCAATACATGGGCAGACATCACAGGTAAATGCTCCAGATGTAGGATCGACACCCGAACAGACTCATTTCGTGGA GATCTCAGCCATATCTGCCCACACGAGGGATTAG
- the LOC123447580 gene encoding uncharacterized protein LOC123447580, translating to MPEENRWAETSEGAQSYNSGQEINDPSWGDEHTQRGVQKEILTETHDTQCTLSGMINDFFGQDVIGPSYINSESQPFTYNLESSSQYGFQTPPPMHESQTQEHEGQYGRGLREHRPPDRLSPSGRRARPAGRRRIG from the exons ATGCCCGAGGAGAATCGTTGGGCTGAGACAAGCGAGGGAGCACAAAGCTACAACAGCGGTCAG GAAATTAATGATCCATCATGGGGAGATGAACATACCCAGCGTGGCGTACAGAAAGAAATACTCACAGAAACCCATGATACTCAATGCACGCTCTCAGGAATGATAAATGATTTTTTCGGGCAGGACGTTATTGGTCCATCTTACATCAATTCTGAGTCACAACCATTCACCTACAATTTAgaatcatcatctcaatatggattTCAGACTCCACCACCTATGCATGAGTCGCAGACACAGGAACACGAGGGACAGTACGGTCGTGGTCTTCGTGAACACAGACCCCCTGATCGATTGTCACCCTCCGGTCGTCGGGCAAGGCCAGCTGGTCGTCGTCGCATAGGGTGA